The genomic region GCCGATTGGATGGGTCGCAATCTCGATAGAAGAGTAGAAATACTTTTTGAAGTGACTACCCCTAGCCTCAAAGAAAAGCTTTTCAAGTACTTGCAGTTAAATCTTCAAGACAACCAAAAATCATGGACACTAAAAAGTAGTGGGGAATACACGAAAGATATCGCCAAAAAAAACAAAGTAAATCTTCAAACAGATATGCAAACGTTAGCTTTCTAGCCCACCGATATGTAGTATATCACCAAATAGAAAAAGAGGAAGATCATCACCCAGAGCAGAGCATCACCAATGTGGGGAACAATCTTTATCTCCTCGATCTTGTCCAATTTCTCCTTGTATTCACTGTATTTAATTTTATCATCTTCAAAAACCTTATAATACACCATATTATACACTACTTTTGTCAAACCTGCCGGGTTCTTCAAAACAAACTTCCCTTTTTCGATTATATCAACGAACAATATTCTCTTAATAACATTACCATACTTTATCACAACACCATCTACAAACCTTACAAAAACATCAGCACCTTTTCTATAAAACCAGTCGGTATCTAAAGTAATCGTTTCTGTTCTTTTGAGTAACGGTAGCATAAAAAAGAATGCAGCAGCAGAGAACATCAGTATCTGTAATTGCATCAACACATGGGATGCAGT from Calditerrivibrio sp. harbors:
- a CDS encoding Na+/H+ antiporter subunit D (subunit D of antiporter complex involved in resistance to high concentrations of Na+, K+, Li+ and/or alkali; contains an oxidoreductase domain; catalyzes the transfer of electrons from NADH to ubiquinone; in S. meliloti it is known to be involved specifically with K+ transport); the protein is TASHVLMQLQILMFSAAAFFFMLPLLKRTETITLDTDWFYRKGADVFVRFVDGVVIKYGNVIKRILFVDIIEKGKFVLKNPAGLTKVVYNMVYYKVFEDDKIKYSEYKEKLDKIEEIKIVPHIGDALLWVMIFLFFYLVIYYISVG